Genomic DNA from Carassius carassius unplaced genomic scaffold, fCarCar2.1 SCAFFOLD_65, whole genome shotgun sequence:
GGTTAAATGTGGTTCTTCAGGTTGTGCTGTACGAGAGCTGCTTTGATTGTTAGCCATGCTAGTTTCCTGTTTCGCGTCTCTGTTTATTAGTATAAGATTAATATTAGATGAAGAAAAGTGCTTCATCAATATTCATCAGCTTTTAATGTGTGAAACAGATTTAAACTGTTGCAAGTACATTCCTTCATCAAATAAGCCTGATTCTGTGCTGTGAAACtcagattaatcgattatttaATGtggtttgatgatgatgatgatgatgatgatgagtgtcagaaattaacttttaactttatgaAGTCATTTGTTTTCACcagatataaatataatacaaatataatgttttagtCGTGTAGTAAAGTGAAATATGGATGCTACTGGAGTTCATTAACACGAAATCACCAGTCAGTCAGATTTATATGCAAACAGATCAGAGATTTGACCTTAAAACTAGCTCTAGAATAGAGTCTTACTAACtttattacatattaaagatTGGGAAGTTTTTTTCTGGGCCTTTCTGTCTCTTTATGTGGCTTTTTTTGCCCAGAAACACCTTTCATTTCTGATTCTGAATATCCACATTCCCaggtttaaattttaatttcattttcttgTTTAATGTTCCTGTTTCTCGTAAGTGTATTTGAGCAGCACATATGTATATTACacacattatacattttatatatgtgtgtgtgtatgtaaaataatctaaatattaaatatcaataaataaaataatatatttgaaagaaattatgtaaaactataaattataattttaaaatctaaaaataaataaaatgtaaatgtaaatgtgactaaatacaataaaatatttaaaataaaatgagtaaaaaaataaaatatgaattcatattaattaattaaaataaataagagaTTTAAAGATTATTTGAATGGATGAATTGATGTTTATGGCCAAAAGCTGTCCTTCTAAATGATGGAAGAAAAGGGATCTGTCTTGGAACGTGTGTCTGTTTAACGGTGTGATGGTGTTTCAGGAGGATCCAGCCTCACATGTGTGTGTTCAGACGCTGAGATCAGCTTCCGGCAGACGCTTGTGGCCATCGAGCGAGAGCACAATAGAACAAAACACACAGGAAGAGAGAAAAGAGAGTCAGACGGAGGAAGTCACTGCAGAAGGAGCATGACAGAGTTCTGGGTGTGTTTCAGCTGCTGCGTCGCTGAACAACCGCAGCCTgtgagtctctcacacacacacacacacacacacacacacacacacacacacacacacacctgatgatgatgatgaagaggagaCCCAGATCTGTGTGTGTTGGTTTCGGATGTAAGGTGTTTTCCtcatcgtctctctctctctccgtgtgtgtgtgattgcagaAGCGGAGGCGGAGGATAGATCGTTCTATGATCGGAGAACCCACAAACTTCGTTCACATGACACATGTGGGCTCCGGAGACATGGGCTTGAGCTCAGGAC
This window encodes:
- the LOC132136716 gene encoding CDC42 small effector protein 2-like, which codes for MTEFWVCFSCCVAEQPQPKRRRRIDRSMIGEPTNFVHMTHVGSGDMGLSSGHVDSVQTQMKSKGGYGNGTPASVQG